The Burkholderia ambifaria AMMD genome includes a region encoding these proteins:
- a CDS encoding acetyltransferase — MVTIRNSRPEEGARAFEIWRRAVDATHDFLSPEDRKAIDDLVCDFLPKAPLWLAVDANDYAQAFMLIDNGHMEALFVDPACRGTGIGAALVRHGLKLHPKMTTDVNEQNGQAVGFYEKMGFKRTSRSPLDGQGRPYPLIHLEYTGV, encoded by the coding sequence ATGGTTACTATTCGAAATTCCCGTCCCGAAGAAGGCGCTCGTGCCTTTGAAATTTGGCGCCGTGCAGTTGACGCTACACATGATTTCCTGTCCCCCGAGGACCGCAAAGCCATTGACGATTTGGTCTGTGACTTCCTCCCGAAAGCTCCGCTATGGTTGGCAGTGGATGCCAATGATTACGCCCAGGCATTCATGCTCATCGACAACGGCCACATGGAGGCACTGTTCGTTGATCCAGCCTGCAGAGGGACTGGCATTGGTGCAGCCCTAGTCCGTCATGGCCTGAAGCTTCACCCCAAAATGACAACCGATGTCAATGAGCAGAACGGTCAAGCCGTTGGTTTTTACGAAAAAATGGGTTTCAAACGGACGAGTCGCTCTCCACTGGATGGACAGGGAAGACCATATCCACTCATTCATTTGGAGTACACCGGCGTCTAA